A region from the Bacteroidales bacterium genome encodes:
- the lpcA gene encoding D-sedoheptulose 7-phosphate isomerase yields the protein MQLIKNNFIEAKNLLDEFISNQDNFLIVEKAAKELVLAINNGKKIFSCGNGGSMADAMHFAEELTGRFRNDRKPIPAISISDPTHMSCTANDYGYDQIFSRYLNALGNKGDILLAISTSGNSQNIINACEVAKNKGIKVIALTGKDGGKLAKICDIEIRAPFSEYADRVQEIHIKIIHSLIHYLEKNLKK from the coding sequence ATGCAATTAATTAAAAACAATTTTATTGAAGCCAAAAATTTGTTAGACGAATTTATATCAAACCAAGATAATTTTCTAATTGTTGAAAAAGCTGCCAAAGAATTAGTTCTTGCTATTAATAATGGCAAAAAAATATTCTCTTGTGGCAACGGCGGTTCAATGGCTGATGCAATGCACTTTGCCGAAGAATTAACCGGAAGATTTCGAAACGACAGAAAACCAATTCCTGCAATTTCAATTTCAGACCCTACACATATGAGTTGCACTGCTAATGATTATGGTTATGACCAAATATTTTCAAGATATCTAAATGCTCTTGGAAACAAAGGCGATATTTTACTCGCAATAAGCACAAGCGGCAATTCACAAAATATAATAAACGCTTGCGAAGTTGCTAAAAATAAAGGAATTAAAGTAATTGCATTAACAGGAAAAGATGGTGGTAAATTAGCAAAAATATGTGATATTGAAATTAGGGCACCTTTCTCAGAATATGCCGACAGAGTACAGGAAATACATATTAAAATAATACATTCACTAATACACTATTTAGAAAAAAATCTAAAAAAATAA
- a CDS encoding glycosyltransferase — protein sequence MKKKILYISYDGMTDFLGQSQVIPYLAGLSKKGFLISIISAEKKENFINNKNNISNILNNAGISWYYIKYSKTPPIISTVWNIYKIKILAKKLQKRNKFDIVHCRSYIAAFIGEYLKRKFNIKFIFDMRGFWADERVEGGLWNINNIIYKKTYNFFKKKEISFIKSANSTISLTEEGKKTIHNWKTFENHKPTIDVIPCCADLKLFNPENIISGKLEKIKNILNISKDDFIISYLGSIGTWYMLDEMLLFFKRLLITKKNAKFLFISGENHEYIYKSAKKNNISTENILIYKAERQEVPILLSLSKISMFFIKPVFSKKASSPTKLAEILGMGIPIVCNANVGDINEIFSKEKIGELIYSFNIEEYDRIINNIEEIIKYDKNKIISLAKQYFSLKNGMEKYFEVYQNTLK from the coding sequence GTGAAGAAAAAAATACTATATATTTCTTATGATGGAATGACCGATTTTCTTGGTCAGTCACAAGTGATACCGTATCTTGCAGGATTATCAAAAAAAGGTTTTTTAATTTCTATTATAAGTGCCGAAAAAAAAGAAAATTTTATAAATAATAAAAATAATATTTCAAATATTTTAAATAATGCAGGTATTTCATGGTATTATATTAAATATTCAAAAACACCACCAATAATATCAACTGTATGGAATATTTATAAAATTAAAATACTCGCTAAAAAATTACAAAAAAGAAATAAATTTGATATAGTACATTGCAGGAGTTATATAGCTGCATTTATCGGCGAATATCTTAAAAGAAAGTTTAATATAAAATTCATTTTTGATATGCGTGGTTTTTGGGCAGACGAAAGAGTAGAAGGCGGACTATGGAATATAAATAACATTATTTACAAAAAAACATACAATTTTTTTAAGAAAAAGGAAATATCATTTATTAAATCTGCTAATAGTACTATTAGCCTGACTGAAGAAGGAAAAAAAACTATCCATAATTGGAAAACATTTGAAAATCATAAACCAACAATTGATGTAATTCCTTGTTGTGCAGATTTAAAATTATTTAATCCGGAAAATATAATATCCGGAAAATTGGAAAAAATCAAAAACATTTTAAATATCTCAAAAGATGATTTTATTATTTCGTACTTAGGCTCAATAGGAACATGGTATATGCTTGATGAAATGTTATTGTTTTTTAAAAGACTTTTAATAACAAAAAAGAATGCCAAATTCCTATTTATTTCAGGTGAAAATCATGAATATATATATAAATCTGCTAAAAAAAATAATATCTCAACTGAAAATATTTTAATTTACAAAGCTGAACGACAAGAAGTACCAATATTACTTAGTTTAAGTAAAATATCAATGTTTTTTATTAAACCTGTATTTTCAAAAAAAGCTTCTTCTCCAACAAAATTAGCTGAAATACTTGGAATGGGAATACCAATAGTTTGTAATGCAAATGTTGGAGATATAAATGAAATATTTTCTAAAGAAAAGATAGGTGAATTAATATATTCTTTTAATATTGAAGAATATGACAGGATAATTAATAATATTGAAGAAATTATAAAATATGATAAAAATAAAATTATTAGTTTAGCAAAACAGTATTTTTCGTTAAAAAATGGAATGGAAAAATACTTTGAAGTATATCAAAACACCCTAAAATAA
- the pssA gene encoding CDP-diacylglycerol--serine O-phosphatidyltransferase → MLSFVPNFITSLNILSGCLSIVLAFEGYLVFSAYFIVIAAIFDFLDGLSARLLNAYSELGKELDSLADIISFGVAPSIIIYHLLKKSMGIESLILNFNEIAFYKILFLSSAFIIAIFSGIRLAKFNIDTRQTTSFIGLPTPANAIWIASLPLILNYSEYSFCDNIILNPYFLIASVILSSILLIAEFPMFSFKMKSLDFKKYKIQFIFILISVILLIILHLIAIPLIIFVYILLSGINNWIIKDNK, encoded by the coding sequence ATATTGAGTTTTGTACCTAACTTTATTACATCATTAAATATTTTATCCGGTTGTTTATCAATTGTATTGGCATTTGAAGGATATTTAGTGTTTTCTGCGTATTTTATTGTAATTGCTGCTATTTTTGACTTTTTAGACGGGCTAAGTGCAAGATTATTAAATGCATATTCTGAATTAGGGAAAGAACTTGATTCATTAGCTGATATTATTAGTTTTGGAGTTGCACCTTCAATAATAATATATCATTTATTAAAAAAGTCAATGGGTATTGAAAGTTTAATTTTAAATTTTAATGAAATAGCTTTTTATAAAATACTTTTTTTATCATCGGCTTTTATTATTGCAATATTTTCAGGTATTCGATTAGCAAAATTTAACATTGATACACGTCAAACTACATCATTTATTGGATTACCAACTCCGGCAAATGCGATATGGATTGCTTCCCTTCCTCTTATTTTAAATTATTCTGAATATTCATTTTGTGATAATATAATATTAAATCCTTATTTTTTAATTGCTTCAGTAATCCTGAGTTCTATACTTTTAATTGCTGAATTTCCTATGTTTTCTTTTAAAATGAAAAGTTTGGATTTTAAAAAATATAAAATTCAGTTTATCTTTATTTTAATATCTGTTATTTTATTAATAATATTGCATTTAATTGCTATTCCGTTGATTATTTTTGTATATATTTTATTATCAGGCATTAATAATTGGATAATTAAAGACAATAAGTAA
- a CDS encoding YifB family Mg chelatase-like AAA ATPase, with protein MLVKTYGAAVHGIDATTITVEVNVSKGINFFLVGLPDSAVKESQQRIDSALRTNGYKMPKQKLVINMAPADIRKEGSSYDLTLAIGILAATEQIDNKDIDKYIIMGELSLDGTLQPIKGVLPIAVQARQEKFKGFFLPVQNVKEAAVVNELDVYGVNNIKEVIGFFNGDSKLKPTVIDTRAEFYSNLKKGDIDFQDVKGQENVKRALEVAAAGGHNVIMIGPPGAGKTMLAKRMPSILPPLTLEEALETTKIHSVAGKINKETSLMSHRPFRSPHHTISDVALVGGGTYPQPGEISLSHNGVLFLDELPEFKRTVLEVMRQPLEDRVITISRAKFSVEYPASTMLVASMNPCPCGYYNHPDKDCVCTPGIVQKYLNKISGPLLDRIDIHLEVIPVPFSQLSEKIEIESSESIRNRVIEARNIQAERFKNNKNVYCNAQMSSKLLNKFANLDSECQVLLKNAMEKLGLSARAYDRILKVSRTIADIDKSENIKPEHLAEAIHYRSLDREGWAG; from the coding sequence ATGCTCGTAAAAACATACGGTGCTGCAGTTCATGGCATTGATGCAACAACAATTACAGTAGAAGTTAATGTTTCTAAAGGTATTAATTTCTTCTTGGTAGGATTGCCCGACAGTGCAGTAAAAGAAAGTCAGCAAAGAATTGATTCGGCACTACGAACCAACGGATACAAAATGCCAAAACAAAAATTAGTGATTAATATGGCTCCTGCTGATATACGAAAAGAGGGTTCGTCTTATGATCTCACTTTAGCAATTGGTATTTTAGCCGCCACAGAACAAATTGACAATAAGGATATTGACAAATATATCATAATGGGAGAACTTTCTTTAGATGGCACATTGCAACCAATAAAAGGAGTTTTACCGATTGCAGTACAAGCAAGGCAGGAAAAGTTTAAAGGCTTTTTTTTACCTGTACAAAATGTAAAAGAAGCTGCTGTTGTTAATGAGCTTGATGTTTATGGGGTGAATAATATAAAAGAAGTAATCGGCTTTTTTAATGGTGATAGTAAATTAAAACCTACTGTTATTGATACACGTGCAGAATTTTATTCTAATTTAAAAAAAGGTGATATTGATTTTCAGGATGTTAAAGGTCAGGAAAATGTTAAAAGAGCATTAGAAGTCGCAGCAGCAGGAGGACATAATGTAATCATGATAGGCCCACCCGGTGCCGGTAAAACCATGTTAGCAAAACGGATGCCATCAATTCTTCCACCGCTAACATTAGAAGAAGCATTAGAAACCACTAAAATACACTCTGTTGCCGGCAAAATAAATAAAGAAACTTCTTTAATGTCGCATCGTCCTTTTAGGTCTCCACATCACACTATTAGTGATGTTGCTCTGGTTGGCGGAGGAACATATCCTCAACCCGGTGAAATTTCTCTTTCTCATAATGGAGTTCTGTTTTTAGATGAATTGCCGGAATTTAAACGAACAGTGTTAGAAGTTATGCGTCAACCATTAGAAGATAGAGTAATAACAATTTCAAGAGCAAAATTTTCTGTTGAATATCCTGCAAGCACTATGCTTGTTGCATCAATGAACCCATGCCCTTGTGGTTATTATAATCATCCTGACAAAGATTGTGTTTGCACTCCGGGAATTGTACAAAAATATCTAAATAAAATTTCAGGTCCGCTTTTAGATAGAATTGATATACATCTTGAAGTAATACCTGTGCCTTTTAGTCAATTATCAGAAAAAATAGAAATTGAAAGCAGCGAAAGTATTAGAAACAGGGTTATTGAAGCCAGAAATATTCAAGCTGAAAGATTTAAAAACAATAAAAATGTTTATTGCAATGCCCAGATGTCATCAAAATTATTGAATAAATTTGCAAACCTTGATAGTGAATGTCAGGTATTATTAAAAAATGCTATGGAAAAACTCGGATTATCAGCAAGAGCATACGATAGAATTTTAAAAGTCAGCAGAACAATAGCAGATATTGATAAAAGCGAAAATATTAAACCAGAACATCTTGCAGAAGCAATTCATTATCGAAGTCTCGACAGAGAAGGATGGGCAGGATAA
- a CDS encoding HlyD family efflux transporter periplasmic adaptor subunit: MEEKNKIEIRSEEVQEILGHIPSWMVRSGISAIFVVIIVLLIGSWFFKYPDVIQSNIIITTENPPAELVAKTNGRIEHLFVKDSQNVQYNQLLAVIENPANFNDIIFIDKTLDSLKPLINIYDTSVIQFLIKDFEFGEIQSFFSSFLKAYTDYKNLFELNYYPKKIESVNEQIAMSHLYYDHLSLQRNILEKEYQIAKKDFERSKHLFEQKVISDVEFENSESVLLQKQYAFEGSQSTLANTKIQIANYKQSILELELNFNDEQNRMQMAISESYNNLKAQLSVWKQKYMLKAPIKGIITFNRYWSVNQNVIAGENVFTIIPLDSTKIIGKLDLPLAGSGKVKTGQIVNIKFISYPHMEYGMVKGIVSSISLVPNDQTYLVEVELPEGLLTNYGKQLKFSQEMFGNAEIITENLRLSQRILNPIISLIKKNH; the protein is encoded by the coding sequence ATGGAAGAAAAAAATAAAATAGAAATACGAAGCGAAGAAGTACAGGAAATACTCGGGCATATTCCTTCATGGATGGTTCGTTCCGGGATAAGTGCAATATTTGTTGTTATAATAGTATTACTAATTGGCAGTTGGTTTTTTAAATATCCTGATGTAATCCAGTCAAATATCATTATTACAACAGAAAATCCTCCTGCTGAACTTGTTGCAAAAACAAACGGCAGAATTGAACATCTTTTTGTTAAAGATTCTCAAAATGTACAATACAACCAGCTATTAGCTGTTATTGAGAATCCTGCTAATTTTAATGATATTATTTTTATTGATAAAACTTTAGATTCGTTAAAACCTTTAATTAACATATACGATACTTCAGTAATACAATTTCTGATAAAAGATTTTGAATTTGGCGAAATCCAATCTTTCTTTTCTTCATTTTTAAAAGCTTATACTGATTATAAAAATTTGTTTGAGTTAAATTATTATCCTAAAAAAATAGAATCGGTTAATGAACAGATAGCAATGTCACATTTGTATTACGATCATCTTTCCCTGCAACGAAATATTCTTGAAAAAGAATATCAAATAGCAAAAAAGGATTTTGAACGCTCAAAACATTTATTTGAACAAAAAGTAATTTCAGATGTAGAATTTGAAAATTCAGAAAGTGTATTATTACAAAAACAATATGCTTTTGAAGGTTCACAATCAACTTTGGCTAATACTAAAATCCAAATTGCAAATTATAAGCAATCAATATTAGAATTAGAGTTAAATTTTAACGATGAACAAAATAGAATGCAAATGGCTATTTCAGAGTCATACAATAATTTAAAAGCACAATTATCTGTATGGAAACAAAAATATATGCTTAAAGCACCTATAAAAGGTATTATTACTTTTAACAGATATTGGAGTGTAAATCAAAATGTTATAGCAGGTGAAAATGTTTTTACAATTATACCTTTGGATTCAACTAAAATTATTGGCAAGTTAGATTTACCATTAGCAGGGTCGGGTAAAGTAAAAACAGGTCAAATTGTTAATATTAAATTCATTAGTTATCCGCATATGGAATATGGTATGGTTAAAGGCATTGTGAGTTCAATTTCATTAGTTCCCAATGATCAGACTTATCTTGTTGAAGTAGAATTACCTGAAGGTTTATTAACAAATTATGGAAAACAATTGAAATTTAGCCAGGAAATGTTTGGAAATGCCGAAATAATAACTGAAAACCTAAGATTATCACAAAGAATACTTAATCCAATAATATCCTTAATAAAAAAGAATCATTAG
- a CDS encoding T9SS type A sorting domain-containing protein: MKRILFLVLPIFAIQTYAQDIIINFSGEILETETPVTLDSVKIENLSQDASITIPGDSGFNLTTGEIVTVPMIAEYSIIQVYPNPFHTSANINFYVKDYGKVHIMVSNIAGQLVADWSKQLTSGTHNCNFIPENNGIYLFNIQMDETTLTSKAISLSAGNAKSKILYQHQVQTETHNTMLKTGSNKDFLFTVGDTLKYSGYYADYITYIVNNPSVSTSYTFGLDYQRIKLATHTIEEVADYAVWRTDYYICTGISYAKSLGETADDFAWFVGNSHSLESMWGQGLEPAVQLLNFIITNYENGNFEILSETDSLVTMRSNRPYAEYFNYPMLDVTLEEFESCLWGHIVILFDRIDLDFVYHIEGNSIMYSLSIRE, encoded by the coding sequence ATGAAACGAATATTATTTCTTGTATTGCCAATTTTTGCCATTCAAACTTATGCACAAGACATTATCATCAATTTTTCAGGTGAAATTCTGGAAACAGAAACACCAGTCACTCTCGACAGTGTAAAAATTGAAAACCTCTCACAGGATGCCAGTATTACCATTCCTGGTGATTCTGGTTTTAATCTTACCACTGGTGAAATTGTTACTGTGCCTATGATTGCAGAATATTCAATAATTCAGGTGTACCCAAATCCCTTTCACACAAGTGCCAACATTAATTTTTATGTAAAAGATTATGGGAAGGTACATATTATGGTTAGTAATATTGCTGGACAACTTGTTGCAGACTGGAGTAAGCAACTTACTTCTGGCACACACAATTGTAATTTTATTCCTGAGAATAACGGGATATATCTATTCAATATCCAAATGGACGAAACAACTCTTACCTCAAAGGCAATAAGCCTCTCGGCGGGAAATGCCAAATCAAAGATTTTGTATCAACATCAGGTGCAAACCGAAACGCATAATACCATGCTAAAAACCGGGAGCAATAAAGACTTTCTATTTACTGTAGGAGATACATTGAAATATTCAGGATATTACGCTGATTATATAACATATATAGTTAATAATCCGTCGGTATCCACTTCTTATACATTCGGATTGGATTATCAGAGGATCAAGCTCGCAACTCACACCATTGAAGAAGTAGCAGACTACGCAGTCTGGCGAACAGACTACTACATTTGTACTGGAATTTCTTACGCAAAAAGCCTTGGAGAAACGGCAGATGATTTTGCATGGTTTGTTGGCAACTCTCATTCTTTGGAAAGCATGTGGGGACAAGGTCTCGAGCCTGCCGTACAGCTTCTTAATTTTATCATTACAAATTACGAGAATGGTAACTTCGAAATTCTGTCCGAGACTGACAGTTTAGTAACCATGAGATCCAACAGACCCTATGCAGAATATTTTAACTACCCAATGCTTGATGTAACACTCGAAGAATTCGAAAGCTGTCTCTGGGGGCATATCGTAATATTGTTTGATCGAATCGATCTCGACTTTGTATACCATATCGAAGGCAATTCTATTATGTATTCCTTATCTATAAGGGAATGA
- a CDS encoding glycosyltransferase family 4 protein — protein sequence MKKILFIVPHRKNRSPGQRFRIEQYLDILKENNYKIIYSHIISEKDDKIFYSKGKYFLKSFIVIKSFFIRLIDFFRSLNSDIVFIYREAFMLGTVFFEKIFKLSGAKIIFDFDDAIWLNDISEGNENLKWLKNPSKISKIIKLSDMVFAGNNYLLNYAEKFNNNVKIIPTTIDINYHKKIIKKNKDNVICIGWTGTSTTLKHFESAIQFLKKIKSKYQEKVKFKIIVDFQYKVDELNLISTEWNISTEINDLSEIDIGIMPLPDDDWSKGKCGFKGLQYMALEIPTVMSPIGINTEIIEDGINGFLAKTDKEWFEKLSLLIESKELREKLGKNGRKTIIEKYSVNSQKEKYIDYFNELIIGSNN from the coding sequence TTGAAAAAGATATTATTCATAGTGCCACACAGGAAAAATCGTTCACCCGGACAAAGGTTCAGAATTGAGCAATATCTTGATATTCTTAAAGAAAACAATTATAAAATAATTTATTCACATATTATTTCTGAAAAAGATGATAAAATATTTTATAGCAAAGGAAAATATTTTTTAAAATCGTTTATAGTTATTAAAAGCTTTTTTATTAGGTTAATTGATTTTTTCAGGTCATTAAATTCCGATATTGTATTCATATATCGTGAGGCATTTATGCTTGGCACTGTTTTTTTTGAAAAAATATTTAAGTTGTCAGGAGCAAAAATTATTTTTGATTTTGATGATGCCATTTGGTTAAACGATATTTCGGAAGGAAACGAAAATTTGAAATGGCTTAAAAATCCATCAAAAATATCAAAAATTATTAAACTTTCCGATATGGTTTTTGCCGGTAACAATTATTTGTTAAATTATGCGGAAAAATTTAATAATAATGTTAAAATCATTCCAACAACAATAGATATAAACTACCATAAAAAAATAATTAAAAAAAATAAAGATAATGTTATTTGTATAGGCTGGACAGGCACTTCAACAACATTAAAACACTTTGAATCGGCAATTCAGTTTCTTAAAAAAATAAAAAGTAAATATCAAGAAAAAGTAAAATTTAAAATTATTGTTGATTTCCAATACAAGGTTGATGAATTAAATCTTATTTCAACAGAATGGAATATTTCAACTGAAATTAACGATTTGTCTGAAATTGATATTGGAATTATGCCTTTGCCTGACGATGACTGGTCAAAAGGAAAATGCGGCTTTAAAGGATTACAATATATGGCTCTTGAAATTCCAACTGTTATGTCACCTATCGGTATAAATACCGAAATAATTGAAGATGGCATAAACGGATTTCTTGCTAAAACAGATAAAGAATGGTTTGAAAAACTTTCATTATTAATTGAATCAAAAGAATTACGCGAAAAATTAGGGAAAAACGGCAGAAAAACAATAATAGAAAAATATTCCGTTAATTCTCAAAAGGAAAAGTATATTGATTATTTTAATGAATTAATTATTGGCAGCAATAATTAA
- a CDS encoding GxxExxY protein — translation MKSNYLHTDVTSKILKAYFNVFNQLGYGFLEKVYENAMLIELKSFGLICEKQKPIRVYYNEQLVGDYYADIIVENKVIIELKAVENIVPEHEVQLVNYLKATEIEVGLLLNFGTKPQYKRRVLTEEYKNHNKS, via the coding sequence ATGAAATCAAATTATTTACATACAGATGTAACAAGCAAGATATTAAAAGCTTATTTTAATGTTTTTAATCAATTAGGTTATGGCTTTTTAGAAAAAGTTTATGAAAATGCAATGTTAATTGAATTGAAAAGTTTTGGATTAATTTGTGAAAAACAGAAACCAATAAGAGTCTATTATAATGAACAATTAGTTGGAGATTACTATGCTGATATTATTGTTGAAAACAAAGTTATTATTGAACTTAAAGCAGTTGAAAATATTGTACCCGAACATGAAGTACAGTTAGTAAATTATTTAAAAGCTACAGAAATCGAAGTAGGTTTATTATTAAATTTTGGTACAAAACCGCAATATAAAAGAAGAGTATTAACAGAAGAATATAAAAATCATAACAAATCATAA
- a CDS encoding bifunctional 3-deoxy-7-phosphoheptulonate synthase/chorismate mutase type II → MGVFPNIIPINEWFSQFKSQSIIISGPCSAESEEQILSTAKEIDKIGKVTIFRAGIWKPRTRPESFEGIGEKGLIWLKRVKEETKLLTITEVATPEHIELCLKNNIDLLWIGARTTSNPFSVQELANALKGVDIPVMVKNPVNPDINLWTGALERISMAGIKKIAAIHRGFFPFEQTPLRNIPKWEIPIELKRKFNNIPVICDPSHISGTTVFIEEIAQRALDLNMDGLMIESHIDPKNALSDTNQQLTPAELDNLLNKLIFRKASSNNKEFVNTLEQYRNQIDSIDAQMLELFAQRMAVIEKIGEYKKKNNVTIFQLKRWENIFSTRNKLGKKLGLSDDFVKKLLQIIHKESIQKQTEVMKKKTLKH, encoded by the coding sequence ATGGGCGTTTTTCCAAATATAATTCCGATAAACGAATGGTTTTCTCAATTTAAAAGCCAGTCAATAATAATAAGTGGTCCTTGTAGTGCCGAAAGTGAAGAACAAATACTTTCTACAGCAAAAGAAATTGATAAAATAGGAAAAGTAACTATTTTTCGTGCAGGCATTTGGAAACCAAGAACACGTCCCGAAAGCTTTGAGGGAATTGGGGAAAAAGGATTAATCTGGCTAAAAAGAGTAAAAGAAGAAACTAAACTTTTAACTATTACAGAAGTAGCAACACCTGAACATATTGAATTATGTCTGAAGAATAATATTGATTTGCTTTGGATTGGAGCCAGAACAACTTCAAACCCTTTTTCGGTGCAGGAATTAGCTAATGCTTTAAAAGGTGTTGACATTCCTGTTATGGTTAAAAATCCGGTTAATCCTGATATAAATTTATGGACAGGAGCTTTAGAAAGAATTTCAATGGCAGGAATAAAAAAAATAGCAGCCATTCATAGAGGTTTTTTTCCTTTTGAACAAACACCTTTACGTAATATCCCGAAATGGGAAATTCCAATTGAACTAAAAAGAAAATTTAATAATATCCCTGTAATTTGTGATCCAAGTCACATATCAGGGACAACCGTATTCATTGAAGAAATTGCACAAAGAGCTTTAGACTTAAATATGGACGGATTAATGATAGAATCTCATATTGATCCAAAAAATGCTTTAAGTGATACAAACCAACAGCTTACGCCGGCAGAACTGGATAATCTTTTAAACAAACTAATATTCAGGAAAGCATCTTCAAACAATAAAGAATTTGTAAATACTTTAGAACAATACCGAAACCAAATTGATTCAATTGATGCTCAAATGTTAGAGCTTTTTGCTCAAAGAATGGCTGTTATTGAAAAAATCGGGGAATATAAAAAGAAAAATAATGTTACAATATTTCAATTAAAAAGATGGGAAAATATTTTTTCAACAAGGAATAAATTAGGAAAAAAATTAGGTTTATCGGATGATTTTGTAAAAAAATTACTTCAAATTATTCATAAAGAATCAATTCAAAAACAAACTGAAGTTATGAAGAAAAAAACACTCAAACACTAA
- the purS gene encoding phosphoribosylformylglycinamidine synthase subunit PurS, with amino-acid sequence MKYLAEIDVMPLKALLDPQGKAVTQSMHNIGYRSVLNVRIGKHISLEIFADNKEKAKEKVKEACEKILSNPIMESFEFNITEIE; translated from the coding sequence ATGAAATATCTTGCTGAGATAGATGTTATGCCTTTAAAGGCATTATTAGACCCACAGGGTAAAGCTGTTACTCAAAGCATGCATAATATTGGATACCGTTCAGTTTTAAATGTTAGAATAGGTAAACATATTTCGCTCGAAATATTTGCTGATAACAAAGAAAAAGCTAAAGAAAAAGTAAAGGAAGCCTGTGAAAAAATTCTTTCGAATCCAATTATGGAATCTTTTGAATTTAATATTACAGAAATTGAATAA
- a CDS encoding PorV/PorQ family protein, with product MKKKIFIILIYILLSIHSYSQAPKYSNEFLAIGVGARSLAMANSTVACVNDITSTYWNPSGLLLISDDWQIGAMHSEYFAGIAKYDYFSGAYRINEERSFGFSVIRFGVDDIPNTLELIDNDGNIRYDRIKSFSVADYALLFSYASKSKIEGLRYGGNVKIIRRIAGEFASAWGFGFDVSAQYDMGKWNFGAIGRDITSTFNAWSFNTSELEDVFILTGNEIPSNSLEITLPKLILGAARNFDISDKFKAIAEIDIDITSDRKRNVLIKSNPFSIDPHIGGEIGYKNTVFFRAGIGNIQKEPDFDEKNSLSFQPNIGIGIKIDYLIIDYALTDVGDVSIALYSHIFSLKYSINKKIVATNIDR from the coding sequence ATGAAGAAAAAAATATTTATAATATTAATATATATTTTATTATCAATACATTCGTATTCACAAGCACCAAAATACAGTAATGAATTTCTTGCAATTGGTGTTGGTGCTAGATCGCTTGCAATGGCAAATTCAACGGTTGCTTGTGTTAATGATATAACTTCAACCTACTGGAATCCTTCAGGTTTATTATTAATTTCAGATGACTGGCAAATTGGAGCTATGCACTCTGAATATTTTGCAGGTATTGCCAAATACGATTATTTTTCAGGTGCATACAGGATTAACGAAGAACGTTCATTTGGATTTTCAGTAATTCGATTTGGTGTTGATGATATTCCTAATACTCTTGAATTAATTGATAATGACGGAAATATTCGTTACGACCGCATAAAATCATTTTCGGTTGCTGATTATGCTTTACTGTTTTCTTATGCAAGCAAATCAAAAATTGAAGGTTTAAGATACGGAGGAAATGTAAAAATAATCAGAAGAATAGCCGGAGAGTTTGCTTCTGCATGGGGATTTGGTTTTGATGTTTCGGCACAGTACGATATGGGAAAATGGAATTTTGGTGCTATTGGGCGTGATATTACTTCAACATTCAATGCATGGAGTTTCAATACATCTGAACTTGAAGATGTTTTTATATTAACAGGAAATGAAATTCCATCTAATTCACTTGAGATTACTTTACCAAAACTAATTCTCGGTGCTGCACGTAATTTTGATATTTCAGATAAGTTCAAAGCTATTGCAGAAATTGATATTGATATTACTTCCGACAGAAAAAGAAATGTTTTAATAAAATCAAACCCTTTTAGTATTGACCCGCACATTGGTGGTGAAATTGGATATAAAAATACAGTATTTTTCAGGGCAGGAATAGGTAATATTCAAAAAGAGCCTGATTTTGATGAAAAAAATTCATTAAGTTTTCAACCAAATATAGGTATTGGAATAAAAATAGACTATCTTATTATTGATTATGCCCTTACTGACGTAGGTGATGTGTCTATTGCTTTATATTCCCATATCTTTTCATTAAAGTATTCTATTAATAAAAAAATAGTAGCAACAAATATTGATAGGTGA